A region from the Branchiostoma lanceolatum isolate klBraLanc5 chromosome 2, klBraLanc5.hap2, whole genome shotgun sequence genome encodes:
- the LOC136427857 gene encoding synaptotagmin-4-like: MGQHGDASESISGPAVIGTVVSVVLTIAVSVTVCICRCHRRKLLRETSFGSSSSSQSLPNNGRRADSSSPRSTISDPSKRMSPVSPAIPILPQSFSMPLPQTKTYIKTSSSDTLSIDPGLVSTDYCIENEVNQRSPRLDAIENKLDQIRERMETVPPPTTLGTLNFSVGYDVHKSAFRVTIHKANDLPIRDPQSGSADPYIKLCLLPDKKHKVKTRVLRRTRNPVFEETFTFFGLERGQLPGISLHFSVLSFDRFSRDHLIGEVTMSLAKVDMTEGEVTMTGEIVGKQTKQQQKPSGKGEILVSLCYQPAANRLSVVILKARNLTGYNLMGPADPFVKLCLLQGDQKLAKKKTHVKRHTSNPVFNESFIFDVPSEGLEDMTVELQVLDHDRVSKNDQIGRLTFGGRAKTPSTLEHWKEVCENPRRQIAKWHDLQQGH, from the exons TATCCGGCCCCGCGGTCATCGGCACGGTGGTCAGCGTCGTGCTCACCATCGCCGTGTCCGTCACCGTTTGCATCTGCCGCTGTCACCGCCGAAAGCTCCTCCGCGAGACTTCCTTCGGATCGTCGTCCTCGTCCCAGAGCCTTCCCAACAACGGGCGGAGGGCGGACAGCTCTTCCCCGAGGAGCACCATCAGCGACCCGTCCAAGAGGATGTCGCCGGTCTCTCCCGCTATACCCATCCTACCTCAGTCCTTCTCCATGCCTCTTCCTCAGACCAAAACCTACATCAAGACGTCGTCCAGCGACACGCTGTCCATCGACCCGGGCCTGGTCAGCACCGACTACTGCATCGAGAACGAGGTGAACCAGCGGTCTCCGCGCCTGGACGCGATAGAGAACAAGCTGGACCAGATACGGGAGAGGATGGAGACCGTCCCGCCGCCAACAACCCTCGGGACCCTCAACTTCAGCGTCGGCTACGACGTCCACAAGAGCGCCTTCAGAGTCACCATCCACAAGGCTAACGACCTCCCCATCCGGGACCCGCAGAGCGGCTCGGCAGACCCTTACATCAAGCTGTGTCTCCTCCCGGACAAGAAGCACAAGGTCAAGACACGAGTCCTCCGCCGCACGAGAAACCCCGTCTTCGAGGAGACGTTCACGTTCTTCGGCCTGGAGCGCGGTCAGCTCCCGGGGATCTCGCTCCACTTCTCCGTGCTGAGCTTCGACCGCTTCTCGAGGGACCACCTCATCGGGGAGGTCACCATGTCCCTGGCCAAGGTCGACATGACTGAGGGAGAGGTCACCATGACAGGCGAGATCGTCGGAAAACAGACCAAG cagcagcagaagcCCTCCGGGAAGGGAGAGATCCTGGTGTCCCTGTGCTACCAGCCCGCCGCCAACAGGCTGTCTGTCGTCATCCTCAAGGCCAGGAACCTGACGGGCTACAACCTCATGGGACCTGCTG ATCCCTTCGTGAAGCTGTGCCTGCTGCAAGGAGACCAGAAGTTGGCCAAGAAGAAGACCCACGTCAAACGTCACACCTCCAACCCTGTCTTCAACGAGTCCTTCATCTTCGACGTCCCGTCGGAGGGTCTGGAGGACATGACGGTGGAGCTACAGGTGCTGGACCACGACCGGGTCTCCAAGAACGACCAGATCGGGCGGCTGACGTTCGGCGGCCGGGCAAAGACGCCCTCCACCCTCGAGCACTGGAAGGAGGTGTGCGAAAACCCGCGGAGGCAAATAGCTAAGTGGCACGATCTGCAGCAGGGACATTAA